From Ostreibacterium oceani, one genomic window encodes:
- a CDS encoding 4a-hydroxytetrahydrobiopterin dehydratase: MTEKPTPDTHHALSEAAAQAALATLNASIDPSMAQSQTHWQIKDNWLCKTFTFKHFRAAFAFMTECALLAEKANHHPDWSNSYRTVTINLTSHDVNALSQRDFMLAKQIETIVN; this comes from the coding sequence ATGACAGAAAAACCCACACCAGACACCCATCATGCTTTATCCGAAGCGGCGGCGCAAGCAGCACTCGCTACGCTTAACGCATCAATTGATCCATCTATGGCGCAATCACAAACCCACTGGCAAATCAAGGATAACTGGCTCTGTAAAACGTTTACTTTTAAGCATTTTCGTGCAGCCTTTGCCTTTATGACCGAGTGCGCACTGCTGGCTGAAAAAGCCAACCACCATCCTGATTGGTCAAATAGCTATCGCACCGTCACAATCAACCTAACCAGCCATGACGTGAACGCACTATCGCAACGTGATTTCATGCTCGCCAAACAAATCGAAACCATCGTGAATTAA
- a CDS encoding PLP-dependent cysteine synthase family protein yields the protein MDISHVCREWVCQAIEKIYADFNRSSDTHLIQLDLPFFSGIDLYLKDESTHPSGSLKHRLARSLFLYGLCNGKIHEDTTIIEASSGSTAISEAYFARLLNLKFIAVVPETTAREKLALIEFYGGQCVKVPGHDIYAESERLEKALNGYYMNQFLYAERATDWRSNNNIAESIFKQMAKETHPIPEWVIVGAGTGGTSATIGRYIRYKPHLYKRTKLLVADVENSVFYPFYQTRDATLTAAVGSRIEGIGRPRVEPSFNPDVVDQMVVIPDAASIATAHWLQGILGRKVGASTGTNVYAALQTMQTMQKNRQTGSLVTLLCDSGERYLNTYFNDAWLSEKQIDIQPYLAELNQLTN from the coding sequence ATGGATATATCACACGTCTGTCGAGAGTGGGTCTGCCAAGCGATTGAAAAAATATACGCCGATTTTAATCGCTCTTCTGACACCCACCTCATTCAACTAGATTTGCCGTTTTTCTCAGGCATCGATTTATACCTAAAAGACGAATCGACACACCCAAGCGGCAGCCTAAAGCACCGACTGGCACGTTCTTTGTTTTTATATGGGCTGTGTAATGGCAAAATCCACGAAGACACCACCATTATCGAAGCGTCCTCTGGTTCTACGGCAATTTCTGAGGCCTATTTTGCCCGTTTGTTAAACCTAAAATTTATTGCCGTTGTTCCTGAGACCACCGCGCGCGAAAAACTAGCCCTCATTGAATTTTATGGCGGTCAGTGCGTCAAAGTCCCAGGGCACGACATTTATGCTGAATCCGAGCGCCTAGAAAAAGCCCTCAATGGTTATTATATGAACCAGTTTCTTTATGCAGAACGCGCGACCGACTGGCGCAGCAATAATAATATTGCCGAAAGCATTTTCAAACAAATGGCCAAAGAAACCCATCCTATCCCCGAATGGGTGATTGTAGGCGCAGGGACGGGCGGGACTTCGGCAACGATTGGGCGCTATATCCGTTACAAGCCACACCTATACAAACGCACCAAATTACTCGTCGCCGACGTTGAGAACTCGGTTTTTTATCCATTTTACCAAACACGCGACGCAACCCTGACCGCAGCGGTTGGTTCGCGTATTGAGGGCATCGGTCGCCCACGAGTCGAGCCTTCCTTTAACCCTGATGTCGTTGATCAGATGGTCGTCATTCCTGATGCCGCATCGATTGCCACCGCACACTGGTTGCAAGGCATCCTCGGTCGCAAAGTCGGGGCTTCAACTGGCACCAATGTTTACGCCGCACTACAAACCATGCAAACCATGCAAAAAAACAGACAAACAGGCAGTCTCGTTACTTTACTGTGCGATAGCGGCGAGCGTTATCTCAATACGTATTTTAATGACGCTTGGCTCAGCGAAAAACAAATCGACATCCAACCTTATTTAGCCGAATTAAACCAATTAACCAATTAA
- the phoU gene encoding phosphate signaling complex protein PhoU: MNIEQQPFGQHISKKYDGDLQQLRDEVIIMGSMVEQQLKDGLECLMNADLELAKAVVKNDKKINQQDLKIDEQCVQLLALRQPTASDLRLITSILKSITDLERMGDLAQHLGKVNKLLIKDGVSAQQYVELRHLGELVQAMLKNALDAFTRLDIEGALQTIAQDKQVNREYEALSRQLITYMMEDPRTIKQTLRIFNAARALERFGDHCKNLCEYVIYLVRGEDIRYQDIDDVREALLEEGSQET; this comes from the coding sequence ATGAATATAGAACAACAGCCTTTTGGGCAACATATTTCAAAAAAATATGATGGAGATTTACAGCAGCTACGTGACGAAGTCATTATCATGGGCAGCATGGTCGAGCAGCAATTAAAAGATGGCCTTGAATGCCTGATGAATGCGGATTTAGAGCTGGCCAAAGCCGTGGTAAAAAACGACAAAAAAATCAATCAACAGGATTTAAAAATTGACGAGCAATGCGTACAGTTACTGGCATTGCGACAGCCAACGGCCAGCGATTTGCGGCTAATTACCTCTATCCTCAAGTCAATTACTGATTTGGAGCGTATGGGGGATTTGGCGCAGCATTTGGGCAAAGTAAATAAGCTGCTCATCAAAGATGGGGTTTCAGCGCAGCAATATGTCGAACTACGTCATTTGGGCGAGCTTGTCCAAGCGATGTTAAAAAATGCACTGGATGCCTTTACGCGGTTGGATATTGAAGGGGCCTTGCAAACCATTGCCCAAGACAAACAGGTAAACCGAGAGTACGAAGCGCTGTCGAGACAATTAATCACGTATATGATGGAAGATCCACGAACCATTAAACAAACCCTGCGTATTTTTAATGCAGCACGAGCATTAGAGCGTTTTGGCGATCACTGTAAAAATTTATGTGAGTATGTGATATACCTTGTTCGCGGTGAAGATATCCGTTATCAAGATATTGATGACGTGCGTGAAGCCTTATTAGAAGAAGGGTCGCAGGAGACCTAA
- a CDS encoding 4'-phosphopantetheinyl transferase family protein codes for MIHQTKPFAEKNPTPDATRQAIAGTDNQQKRQPQGALHLYYSQRITTEEIASEKALSPWLSCLSHSDQQRASTMPNPTRKATFVSGRVLLATALKSLVGSSHYQLHYHALGKPLLKQPEGIQFSLSHSADALFLLISTSNQPCGMDVEQYRARETQRLIDKFFSPSMQHEIQHSSDPLSLFYQRWTQREASIKQQGRSVFSKNEANHINNRHMHDDDLPQYMQSYRFNNSIFSLCCAQPPSQIHFIHLPITGETAMQTAMPFSPTLLTG; via the coding sequence ATGATACACCAAACCAAGCCATTTGCCGAAAAAAACCCAACGCCTGACGCAACCCGCCAGGCGATAGCGGGCACTGACAATCAACAAAAGCGCCAACCACAGGGGGCACTACACCTCTATTATAGCCAACGTATTACTACCGAGGAAATTGCTAGCGAAAAAGCCCTTAGCCCTTGGTTATCCTGTCTGTCTCATTCAGACCAGCAACGTGCTAGCACAATGCCAAACCCCACGCGCAAAGCAACATTCGTCTCTGGGCGCGTATTACTCGCTACGGCGCTAAAATCGCTTGTCGGTTCATCACATTATCAATTGCATTATCATGCGCTAGGTAAGCCTTTGCTAAAGCAACCTGAGGGCATCCAATTTAGCCTAAGCCATAGCGCTGATGCCCTCTTTTTGCTCATCTCAACCAGCAACCAACCTTGCGGCATGGATGTAGAGCAATACCGAGCTCGAGAGACTCAACGGCTTATTGATAAATTTTTCAGCCCATCAATGCAACACGAAATTCAACATAGCAGTGACCCGCTAAGCCTGTTTTACCAACGATGGACACAAAGAGAAGCGAGCATAAAGCAACAGGGTCGCTCGGTTTTTTCGAAAAACGAAGCCAACCATATCAATAATAGACACATGCACGATGATGATTTGCCTCAATACATGCAGAGTTATCGTTTCAACAATAGCATATTCAGTCTTTGCTGCGCCCAACCACCGAGTCAAATTCACTTTATCCACCTGCCCATTACTGGCGAAACCGCAATGCAAACAGCAATGCCTTTTTCGCCGACACTATTGACTGGTTAA
- the phoB gene encoding phosphate regulon transcriptional regulator PhoB: MEKFSILVVDDEAAIREMIRMTLVREEYEVIEAETAEEAKAQLNKEIVHLVLLDWMLPSMSGIDFAKSLRTETAYQYLPIIMLTAKTEEHDKLSGFEAGIDDYITKPFSLKEMLARVQSVLRRSYPSGLDTDTISLSGLTLSQSKHKVYTKANEDIHLGPTEFRLLHFLMSRPDRVFSRDQLLDFVWGENIYVDERTVDVHIRRLRKALSPHHLDSVIRTVRGSGYSFVNQAAE, from the coding sequence ATGGAAAAGTTTAGCATATTAGTCGTGGATGATGAAGCGGCGATAAGAGAGATGATACGTATGACACTAGTCCGTGAGGAATATGAAGTCATTGAAGCAGAGACGGCCGAAGAAGCCAAAGCCCAATTAAACAAAGAAATCGTTCATCTTGTGTTGCTCGATTGGATGCTGCCTAGTATGAGCGGTATTGATTTTGCCAAATCGTTGCGGACAGAAACGGCATATCAATATTTGCCAATTATCATGTTAACCGCTAAAACAGAAGAGCACGATAAGCTTTCTGGGTTTGAGGCGGGTATCGATGATTACATTACGAAGCCTTTTTCGTTAAAAGAAATGCTCGCGCGTGTGCAATCGGTCTTGCGGCGCAGTTATCCATCAGGGCTAGATACGGATACGATTAGCCTTAGTGGGTTGACGTTGAGTCAATCTAAGCACAAAGTCTACACCAAAGCCAACGAAGATATTCACCTAGGGCCAACCGAGTTTCGATTGTTGCATTTTTTAATGTCACGTCCTGATCGTGTTTTTTCGCGGGATCAGCTGTTGGACTTTGTTTGGGGTGAAAACATCTATGTTGATGAACGCACCGTGGACGTCCATATTAGGCGCTTACGCAAAGCACTGTCGCCTCATCACCTCGATAGCGTCATTCGCACGGTACGAGGCAGTGGCTATAGTTTTGTCAATCAGGCAGCCGAATAA
- the phoR gene encoding phosphate regulon sensor histidine kinase PhoR, with amino-acid sequence MINHAWGTEFRLIGLFVVMTVVAGWISQQWTIVIAVSAVIYLVMLLRKLHALHQWLLSGLSDQHLPDYGGVLGEMVTLMYRHKKKIETSNTAQIALTQQFHETISAIPSATIILNTQEEIEWANSAALSLLGIDGQRDLGIKIENLLRSEMFIKHLRSKQTENFEMMSPVSNELTLSMQLVPYSQQRKLLIAHNISSHIALQRSRRTFIANASHELRTPLTVIAGYLEYVHSDDSLPEALKTPVEKAMSQAQNMEQIISDLLSLSKLENKLLKKKDIQLIDLQVHLDKIMHTIYASGQVAARQVKISVTSGLAIEACEKDLDSLCYNLINNAIKYSDEQGTIQITWQPYNGAYAMLQVSDDGIGIPPEHIGYLTERFYRVDSGRSRRVGGTGLGLSIVKHILERHNGRLEISSRVGEGSIFTAILPKNPLA; translated from the coding sequence ATGATAAACCATGCTTGGGGTACGGAGTTTCGATTAATCGGCCTATTTGTTGTAATGACGGTCGTAGCGGGCTGGATTTCGCAGCAGTGGACGATCGTGATTGCCGTTTCAGCGGTGATTTATTTGGTGATGCTGTTGCGTAAATTGCACGCACTACACCAATGGCTACTATCAGGTCTTAGCGACCAACATTTGCCCGATTACGGTGGTGTGTTGGGCGAAATGGTGACGTTGATGTATCGGCACAAGAAAAAAATCGAGACCAGTAATACCGCGCAAATTGCCTTAACGCAGCAGTTCCATGAAACCATCTCAGCGATACCGAGTGCGACAATCATCCTAAATACCCAAGAGGAAATTGAGTGGGCGAATTCAGCGGCTTTGTCGTTGTTAGGGATTGATGGGCAGCGAGATTTAGGTATTAAGATTGAAAATTTGTTACGCAGCGAAATGTTTATAAAACATCTTCGTAGCAAACAAACAGAAAACTTTGAAATGATGTCGCCAGTCTCGAATGAATTAACGCTGTCGATGCAGTTAGTGCCTTATTCGCAACAGCGTAAGCTCCTTATTGCGCATAATATTTCCTCGCATATTGCGCTACAACGTTCACGCCGCACCTTTATTGCGAATGCCTCGCACGAGCTACGCACCCCGCTGACGGTTATCGCAGGTTATTTGGAGTACGTGCATAGCGATGACAGTCTGCCAGAGGCGTTAAAAACACCCGTTGAAAAAGCCATGAGTCAGGCGCAAAATATGGAACAAATCATTAGTGATTTGCTCTCGTTGTCAAAGCTTGAGAACAAACTACTCAAGAAAAAAGATATTCAGTTGATTGATTTGCAAGTGCATTTAGATAAAATTATGCACACCATTTATGCCAGTGGGCAGGTTGCAGCGCGCCAAGTAAAAATCAGCGTGACGTCAGGGCTTGCGATTGAGGCATGCGAAAAAGATTTAGACAGCCTTTGCTATAACTTGATTAATAATGCCATCAAGTATTCGGACGAACAAGGCACGATTCAGATTACTTGGCAACCCTATAATGGTGCCTATGCGATGCTACAAGTCAGTGATGATGGTATCGGGATTCCGCCTGAACATATTGGCTATTTAACCGAACGATTTTATCGCGTTGATAGCGGACGCTCGCGGCGTGTTGGCGGCACTGGCCTGGGGCTGTCGATTGTCAAGCATATTTTAGAGCGCCACAACGGCCGTCTAGAGATTAGTTCTCGCGTTGGCGAAGGCTCTATTTTTACCGCAATTTTGCCTAAAAATCCGCTGGCTTAA
- a CDS encoding AzlD family protein — MNNLIWLTLGMSAVTYLGRIIGYCFICYYQQPNAKVEAFLKAVPGTIFMAMVAPQIANQSSIVWIGSALVFAIAAKTHNLLIALLVGGFSFAALQYALN; from the coding sequence ATGAATAACTTGATTTGGTTAACGCTAGGCATGTCTGCTGTAACCTATTTAGGGCGCATCATAGGGTACTGTTTTATTTGTTATTATCAACAACCCAACGCTAAGGTCGAAGCCTTTCTCAAAGCCGTACCTGGCACCATCTTTATGGCCATGGTCGCACCACAAATCGCCAACCAAAGCAGCATCGTTTGGATTGGTAGTGCATTGGTATTTGCCATCGCTGCAAAAACCCACAACCTGCTCATTGCATTGCTGGTTGGCGGATTTTCTTTTGCGGCCTTACAATATGCGCTAAACTAG
- a CDS encoding AzlC family ABC transporter permease — protein MTKQTHNETIRAGLFAVAPILPVFLVLGGLLGLFMNQAGISDWQAWLNSLLVYAGASQFSMVELLNSGATYPIILMVTFVINLRHALMVASMAPWFAPIHPRLALFGVFFVTDESWAVSIREIRQQRGSILFFFAATLPAYVTWSSATYLGWHFGELLPSTPLFIQTINFISMAFFVAILALLYEGKSNILPWLISAVLSIVLYRYVSQSWHMVVAGVAAAIIAIYLPNQSVKQSANQSNTGDTDHE, from the coding sequence ATGACAAAACAAACTCACAACGAAACAATTCGTGCTGGACTATTCGCCGTTGCGCCCATTCTGCCTGTCTTTTTAGTGCTCGGTGGATTGCTGGGGCTGTTTATGAATCAGGCGGGCATTAGCGATTGGCAGGCGTGGCTAAACAGCCTACTCGTCTATGCGGGTGCCAGCCAGTTTAGCATGGTCGAATTACTCAACTCAGGGGCAACCTACCCCATCATTTTAATGGTGACCTTTGTCATTAACCTACGCCATGCGTTGATGGTTGCCTCTATGGCACCTTGGTTTGCACCAATCCATCCACGATTAGCCTTATTTGGCGTATTTTTTGTCACCGACGAAAGCTGGGCGGTATCCATTCGCGAGATTCGTCAGCAACGTGGTAGCATTTTGTTTTTCTTTGCGGCAACGCTCCCTGCTTATGTCACTTGGTCTAGTGCGACGTATTTAGGTTGGCATTTTGGTGAATTATTACCGAGCACCCCGCTATTTATTCAGACCATTAATTTTATCAGCATGGCTTTTTTCGTTGCTATTCTCGCGTTATTGTACGAAGGGAAAAGCAATATTCTACCGTGGTTGATTTCAGCCGTTTTATCGATTGTCCTGTATCGGTACGTTTCACAAAGCTGGCACATGGTCGTTGCAGGTGTTGCAGCGGCAATCATTGCTATTTATCTACCCAACCAATCCGTCAAACAGTCCGCCAATCAATCAAACACAGGAGACACTGACCATGAATAA
- a CDS encoding LysE family translocator codes for MQFSSFFNSLEISYPLSQWVALLIYVFTMVGTPGPNNIMLTSSGANFGYKRSIPHVLGIHAGCLSMILLMAFSFYNIFELYPASRQVMFVVGAMYLIWLAYRIATTPVQALHADDSKNLTQGKPLTLVQAALFQYVNPKAWVMITNVIIFYTLSGNAYLASIFVIVLTFFGFGFFINSAWVVFGSLIGRMLKTEIAWRSFNIAMALLLLACLPLML; via the coding sequence ATGCAATTTTCATCATTTTTTAATTCACTTGAAATTAGCTATCCGTTGTCGCAGTGGGTCGCCTTATTGATTTATGTCTTTACCATGGTTGGTACGCCAGGGCCCAATAATATTATGCTTACCAGTTCAGGTGCCAATTTTGGATACAAGCGCAGTATCCCCCATGTGCTGGGTATTCATGCGGGCTGTTTAAGTATGATTTTATTAATGGCGTTTAGTTTTTATAATATTTTTGAGCTGTACCCAGCGTCGCGTCAAGTCATGTTTGTGGTCGGCGCTATGTATTTGATTTGGCTTGCCTATCGAATTGCAACTACGCCCGTGCAAGCATTGCATGCCGATGATTCAAAGAACCTGACTCAAGGAAAACCACTGACATTAGTGCAAGCGGCATTGTTTCAATACGTCAATCCAAAGGCATGGGTAATGATTACTAATGTCATTATTTTTTATACGTTAAGTGGTAATGCGTATCTTGCGTCAATTTTTGTTATTGTGCTGACATTTTTTGGCTTTGGGTTTTTTATCAATTCGGCATGGGTTGTGTTTGGCAGCTTGATAGGCCGTATGCTCAAAACTGAGATTGCGTGGCGCTCGTTTAATATCGCGATGGCGCTATTGCTGTTAGCGTGTTTGCCGTTAATGCTTTGA
- a CDS encoding aminotransferase-like domain-containing protein yields the protein MHTIWNISNSNQPKYLAIVTCIENGIKSGTLKPGDKLPPHRKLADIIGVTVSTVTRAYAEAEKRELIQSRVGSGSYIMPTPRFWFYGDKVGDKMGDKMVYTDANQMIDLSLSTPILKNVDNIMQGVLEKITHNIPLLHNLMAYQTKTNMVFYNDLFCQWLNQSYNHKLKSENSVLSLGNQHAIFTSLLRLTQQEEHIAAPALVYPGFINAARSLRLRCHPLSMDDHGVTPDSLEALCRQYKIKLLYLTPNEHNPTTTCMPIERREQIVQMANQYDFYILEDDVNLLAPELTPPAFVDIDPQRVIYFSAVTKIFAGGVRTGIIHAPDILHQKLREGVYAQNWMVPPLLCEIAHELITSGQLTKHVEGVRAQMRTRHQMADTYFHDIPHSRRTEGYFIWLPMPENWRAQRFVEQALKKHVRLYTADIFGFGNMPAPQAVRICLHADVTEQQLQYALEVIRTLYFDKDASMTFATA from the coding sequence ATGCATACAATTTGGAACATCAGCAACAGCAATCAACCGAAATACCTTGCCATAGTCACCTGTATTGAAAATGGCATTAAATCAGGTACCCTTAAACCGGGCGACAAACTCCCGCCCCATCGAAAGCTAGCGGACATCATCGGTGTAACCGTCAGCACTGTGACCCGTGCCTATGCAGAGGCTGAAAAGCGCGAACTGATTCAATCTAGGGTGGGCAGTGGCTCATACATCATGCCTACGCCACGATTTTGGTTCTATGGCGACAAAGTGGGCGACAAAATGGGCGACAAAATGGTCTATACCGACGCCAATCAAATGATTGACTTATCACTCTCAACACCGATACTCAAAAATGTTGACAACATTATGCAAGGCGTTTTGGAGAAAATTACACATAACATACCATTGCTACATAATTTAATGGCGTATCAAACCAAAACCAACATGGTTTTTTACAACGATCTATTTTGCCAATGGCTAAACCAATCTTATAACCATAAACTTAAAAGCGAAAATAGCGTTTTATCCTTAGGTAATCAGCACGCCATTTTTACCTCTTTATTGCGACTTACTCAGCAAGAGGAGCATATTGCTGCGCCTGCATTAGTGTATCCTGGTTTTATCAATGCAGCACGCAGTTTGCGATTACGTTGTCATCCGCTCAGCATGGATGATCATGGCGTTACACCGGACTCTTTAGAGGCTTTATGTCGACAATATAAAATAAAATTACTCTACCTTACGCCAAATGAACACAATCCAACCACAACGTGCATGCCAATTGAAAGACGCGAACAAATTGTTCAAATGGCCAATCAATACGATTTTTATATTCTCGAAGACGATGTGAATTTGTTAGCCCCTGAACTGACACCCCCTGCATTTGTCGATATTGATCCACAGCGCGTTATTTACTTTAGTGCAGTAACGAAAATTTTCGCGGGTGGCGTGCGTACAGGAATAATACACGCCCCCGACATACTGCATCAAAAACTGCGCGAAGGTGTCTATGCACAAAACTGGATGGTGCCGCCCTTATTATGCGAAATTGCTCATGAACTGATTACAAGTGGCCAGCTTACTAAACATGTTGAAGGCGTTCGAGCACAAATGCGAACGCGCCACCAAATGGCTGACACATATTTTCATGACATACCGCATTCACGTCGCACTGAAGGATATTTCATTTGGCTACCGATGCCAGAGAATTGGCGTGCGCAACGATTTGTCGAGCAGGCGCTAAAAAAACACGTTCGTCTTTATACCGCCGATATATTTGGATTTGGTAATATGCCTGCGCCTCAAGCCGTGCGAATTTGCCTACATGCTGATGTTACTGAGCAGCAGCTGCAATATGCCTTAGAGGTTATTCGCACGTTATATTTTGACAAAGATGCCAGCATGACCTTTGCGACGGCATAA
- a CDS encoding sulfite exporter TauE/SafE family protein, whose product MVDWIGEFSVWVIALLILTGFVAGYIDAIAGGGGMIQTLALLMTGLPAVNVIATNKMASIAGTSIAVFKYARAKQIPWRLVGYCALPCLLAAALGSQLVMLFADAVIVTLLILCIPFALVVMMKKPKRLSQVDTPASTATADPIAVDPITNKPLTAKQLRRRAALLLSPIAFYDGLIGPGTGAYMAIAGNRGLGLRFLTGTGLAKPLNLCTNLGSVVVFVIAGKIVWAIAIPMAIASMFGAYIGSHSAIKYGDGFIKKVIVGMLLLMLAVNLIKLVLN is encoded by the coding sequence ATGGTTGATTGGATAGGGGAGTTTTCTGTCTGGGTGATTGCATTACTCATCCTTACTGGATTTGTTGCCGGTTATATTGATGCAATCGCTGGTGGCGGTGGCATGATTCAAACCTTGGCACTGCTGATGACAGGGCTGCCTGCGGTTAATGTTATTGCGACCAATAAAATGGCCTCCATTGCAGGCACGTCTATCGCCGTTTTTAAATATGCCCGCGCAAAGCAAATCCCTTGGCGCTTAGTCGGCTATTGCGCTTTGCCTTGTCTGCTAGCGGCTGCGTTAGGCAGCCAGCTTGTGATGTTATTTGCCGATGCCGTTATTGTGACTTTGCTGATACTCTGCATTCCGTTTGCGCTAGTCGTCATGATGAAAAAACCCAAACGCCTCAGTCAAGTCGATACACCTGCATCCACAGCTACCGCCGACCCAATCGCTGTCGACCCAATCACCAACAAACCCCTAACCGCCAAACAACTGCGCCGTCGTGCTGCCCTACTATTGTCGCCTATTGCGTTTTATGACGGGCTGATTGGTCCAGGCACGGGTGCGTATATGGCAATTGCAGGCAATCGGGGGTTGGGATTGCGCTTTTTAACGGGCACAGGGCTTGCAAAACCCCTTAATCTCTGCACCAACCTCGGATCGGTCGTTGTCTTTGTCATCGCAGGGAAAATCGTCTGGGCTATTGCGATTCCAATGGCAATCGCCAGCATGTTTGGCGCTTATATTGGTAGCCATTCTGCCATTAAATATGGCGATGGCTTTATTAAAAAAGTGATTGTAGGCATGTTGCTATTGATGCTGGCTGTCAATCTCATCAAATTGGTGTTGAATTAA
- a CDS encoding cupin domain-containing protein, which produces MKFNFSPLTRETFLAEYWQQKPFLFKGALSNIDAPLDAPFDASFGASFDDPISADELAGLAAEPCVESRLISRENQTWQSRSGPFTDYDALGDKDWSLVVQSVNHWHLPTQQFADCFNFIPAWRFDDVMVSFAATNGGVGPHVDNYDVFICQGSGNRRWRVGAFGDFEETLASATLRHVKPFTAIIDEVLRAGDVLYIPPGFAHEGIAQNASMSFSIGYKSTNTNELLSGWADYHLDHVEQPMLLTDAKRQAGAYSAISAEDCARIKQLLLATTDHTDQLNDFIGRYYSAPRHELDIVADDWDYADWLAELKTKPLYKTLGLKTLYLSSLSEAAPEYRRFYLNGEPIALDWASTQDIMAICDLPALDYATVSAFDQPSNWLTWLYEQTNTGYWFFCQDTICQDALYE; this is translated from the coding sequence ATGAAATTTAATTTTTCCCCGCTCACGCGAGAGACCTTTTTAGCCGAATACTGGCAGCAAAAGCCATTTCTTTTCAAGGGGGCATTGTCAAATATAGACGCCCCACTTGATGCGCCATTCGACGCTTCATTCGGCGCTTCATTCGATGACCCCATTAGCGCCGATGAGCTGGCAGGGCTAGCCGCCGAACCCTGCGTGGAATCACGATTGATTAGCAGGGAAAACCAAACATGGCAATCACGCAGCGGACCATTCACCGATTATGATGCGCTGGGTGACAAAGACTGGAGCTTGGTCGTACAATCGGTCAATCACTGGCATTTGCCCACCCAGCAGTTTGCGGATTGTTTTAATTTTATTCCTGCTTGGCGCTTTGATGACGTGATGGTCAGTTTTGCTGCTACAAATGGTGGCGTTGGACCGCATGTTGATAACTACGATGTGTTTATTTGCCAAGGCAGCGGCAATCGCCGTTGGCGCGTTGGTGCGTTTGGTGATTTCGAAGAGACCCTTGCCAGTGCGACTTTACGTCACGTCAAACCATTTACCGCCATCATCGATGAAGTCTTGCGGGCGGGCGATGTGCTCTATATCCCGCCTGGGTTTGCGCACGAAGGCATCGCCCAAAATGCCTCAATGAGTTTTTCTATCGGCTACAAAAGCACCAACACCAACGAACTCCTCTCTGGCTGGGCAGATTATCACCTAGACCATGTTGAGCAGCCTATGTTGCTCACCGATGCCAAACGCCAAGCAGGTGCTTATAGCGCGATTTCAGCCGAAGATTGCGCGCGCATCAAACAACTATTACTGGCAACAACCGACCACACCGACCAGCTTAATGACTTTATTGGGCGGTATTACTCCGCGCCACGGCACGAGTTAGACATTGTCGCTGACGATTGGGATTATGCGGATTGGCTTGCTGAGCTGAAAACAAAGCCGCTTTACAAAACACTGGGGCTAAAAACCCTATATCTGTCGTCACTGTCCGAGGCAGCCCCTGAATACAGACGGTTCTACCTTAACGGTGAACCCATTGCGCTAGACTGGGCAAGCACCCAAGATATCATGGCAATCTGCGATTTACCTGCGCTGGATTACGCCACCGTCAGCGCATTTGATCAGCCGTCAAATTGGTTAACGTGGCTATACGAACAAACCAACACGGGTTATTGGTTTTTCTGCCAAGACACGATTTGCCAAGACGCGCTTTATGAATAA